A single Candidatus Hydrogenedentota bacterium DNA region contains:
- the mltG gene encoding endolytic transglycosylase MltG, translating to MSDAKDGREPRKRGRFHLWLVRVVLLAWVVAGLLGVGVGFVALIVYEHATQPGIPGAPVTFTVPEGATGQQVGELLAQAGLIDHEIFFRIALKRDGTNTPIRHGVYELAHGLSALQLLHALYEGPARPLDVDRFRVTIPEGMSLRQAATLFEDPAAFLEAARDPNLIAELGVQVPTLEGFLMPDTYFFDREPSAADLVGRMFRHFQETYARLSRDVPAVDPLTVVTVASLVEEEAKVDQERPVIAAVIYNRLDASMPLQIDATLQYALDKYGQRLLDADKESDSPYNTYKNAGLPPGPIASPGEASLRAAFQPANVPYRYFVSNADGRTHTFSSTLEEHNRAVARFRRDISVQRRALEAQSTP from the coding sequence GTGAGCGACGCGAAGGACGGGCGCGAGCCGCGCAAGCGGGGACGGTTTCATCTGTGGCTCGTGCGCGTCGTGCTGCTGGCGTGGGTCGTGGCGGGCCTGCTGGGGGTCGGGGTCGGCTTTGTCGCGCTGATCGTATACGAACATGCGACCCAGCCAGGCATCCCGGGCGCGCCGGTGACGTTCACCGTGCCGGAAGGCGCGACGGGCCAGCAGGTCGGGGAACTGCTCGCGCAGGCAGGCTTGATCGACCATGAGATCTTCTTCCGCATCGCACTGAAGCGCGACGGCACGAACACGCCCATCCGGCACGGCGTCTATGAACTGGCCCACGGCCTGAGCGCGCTGCAATTGCTGCACGCGCTGTATGAAGGGCCCGCGCGCCCGCTCGACGTGGACCGGTTCCGCGTGACCATCCCCGAGGGCATGTCGTTAAGACAGGCGGCCACGCTGTTCGAGGACCCGGCGGCGTTTCTCGAGGCCGCGCGCGACCCCAACCTTATCGCGGAACTCGGCGTGCAGGTCCCGACGCTCGAAGGTTTCCTCATGCCGGACACCTACTTCTTCGACCGCGAACCGTCCGCCGCCGACCTGGTCGGGCGCATGTTCCGCCATTTCCAGGAGACTTACGCCCGCCTCTCGCGCGACGTGCCCGCCGTGGACCCGCTGACTGTTGTGACGGTCGCCTCGCTGGTCGAGGAAGAGGCCAAGGTCGACCAGGAGCGCCCGGTCATCGCGGCGGTCATCTACAACCGGCTCGACGCAAGCATGCCCCTGCAAATCGACGCGACGCTCCAGTACGCGCTCGACAAGTACGGGCAGCGTCTGCTCGACGCCGACAAGGAAAGCGATTCGCCCTACAACACCTACAAAAACGCGGGTCTGCCGCCCGGACCCATCGCCAGCCCCGGCGAGGCCAGCCTGCGCGCCGCGTTCCAGCCGGCCAACGTGCCTTACCGGTATTTCGTGTCGAACGCGGACGGGCGCACCCACACCTTCAGCAGCACGCTGGAGGAACACAACCGCGCCGTGGCCCGCTTCCGCCGCGATATCTCCGTGCAGCGCCGGGCGCTGGAAGCGCAATCAACGCCCTGA
- a CDS encoding Rrf2 family transcriptional regulator — MNISSRCEYACRAVIELAMHHEAQDTVTSVAIAEKRHIPEKYLVHILLQLKRAGIVRSVRGAQGGYMLSRPAEQITLLDIVQAIDGPILDPLPVDDTQSEELRPAWRRVARRIEESLKGTTVREIADGAGASEMYFI, encoded by the coding sequence ATGAACATATCATCACGTTGCGAATACGCCTGCCGGGCCGTCATCGAACTGGCCATGCACCACGAAGCTCAAGACACGGTCACGTCCGTGGCCATTGCGGAGAAAAGGCACATTCCAGAGAAGTATCTGGTCCATATCCTCCTGCAATTGAAGCGCGCGGGAATAGTCCGCAGCGTACGCGGGGCACAGGGCGGCTACATGCTGAGCCGGCCCGCCGAGCAGATTACCCTGCTCGACATCGTGCAGGCCATAGACGGGCCCATTCTCGACCCGCTGCCGGTCGATGACACCCAATCGGAAGAACTGCGGCCGGCCTGGCGCAGGGTCGCGCGGCGCATCGAGGAATCGCTCAAGGGCACGACGGTGCGCGAAATCGCCGACGGCGCGGGCGCGTCGGAGATGTATTTCATCTAG